A genomic stretch from Lysobacter ciconiae includes:
- a CDS encoding KpsF/GutQ family sugar-phosphate isomerase, with amino-acid sequence MATSPEPPHNPDAFDYAASGRRVFDIEAEALVAVAARLDGAFSAACRLMLAASGRVVCTGMGKSGHVARKIAATLASTGTPAFYVHPGEAGHGDLGMITDADVVLALSYSGESDEVAMLLPGLKRQGNKLISMTGRAGSTLARAADVHLDVSVPIEACPLHLAPTSSTTASLAMGDALAVALLEARGFTADDFARSHPAGALGRRLLLHIADIMHVGADVPRVGAQASVSEALVEMTHKRLGMTAIVDLVDDRLLGLYTDGDLRRSLDDEQVDLRTTRIDEVMTRNPRTIEQGALAVEAARLMETHKISGLLVVDAEGRLVGALNIHDLLRARVV; translated from the coding sequence ATGGCCACATCTCCCGAGCCGCCCCACAATCCCGACGCTTTCGACTATGCCGCCAGCGGCCGCCGCGTTTTCGACATCGAAGCCGAGGCACTGGTCGCCGTCGCCGCCCGCCTGGACGGTGCCTTCAGCGCCGCCTGCCGCTTGATGCTGGCCGCGAGCGGCCGCGTGGTGTGCACCGGCATGGGCAAGTCGGGCCATGTCGCGCGCAAGATCGCCGCCACCCTGGCCTCCACCGGCACGCCGGCGTTCTACGTGCACCCCGGCGAGGCCGGCCATGGCGACCTGGGCATGATCACCGACGCCGATGTCGTGCTCGCGCTGTCCTATTCGGGGGAAAGCGACGAAGTGGCGATGCTGCTGCCCGGCCTCAAGCGCCAGGGCAACAAGCTGATCTCGATGACCGGTCGCGCCGGTTCCACGCTGGCCCGCGCCGCCGACGTGCACCTGGATGTCAGCGTGCCGATCGAGGCCTGCCCGCTGCACCTGGCGCCGACCTCCAGCACCACCGCCTCGCTGGCGATGGGCGATGCGCTCGCCGTCGCACTGTTGGAGGCGCGCGGCTTCACCGCCGACGACTTCGCCCGCTCCCACCCCGCCGGCGCGCTCGGGCGTCGGCTGCTGCTGCACATCGCCGACATCATGCATGTGGGCGCGGACGTCCCGCGCGTGGGCGCACAGGCCAGCGTCAGCGAGGCGCTGGTGGAGATGACCCACAAGCGCCTGGGCATGACCGCGATCGTCGACCTGGTCGATGACCGCCTGCTCGGCCTCTATACCGACGGCGACCTGCGCCGCAGCCTGGACGACGAGCAGGTCGACCTGCGCACCACGCGCATCGACGAGGTCATGACGCGCAATCCGCGCACCATCGAGCAGGGTGCGCTGGCGGTCGAAGCGGCCCGTCTGATGGAGACGCACAAGATCAGCGGATTGCTGGTCGTGGACGCGGAAGGCCGCCTGGTCGGCGCACTCAACATCCATGACCTGCTGCGGGCGCGGGTGGTATGA
- a CDS encoding BolA family protein, with protein MNPQTIKTLIEQGLPGASADVRGDDGVHFEATIISEAFAGKLPLARHRLVYATLGELMGREIHALSIDAKTPAEAGQG; from the coding sequence GTGAACCCCCAGACCATCAAGACCCTGATCGAACAAGGCCTGCCCGGCGCCAGCGCGGACGTGCGCGGCGACGACGGCGTGCACTTCGAGGCGACCATCATCAGCGAGGCGTTTGCCGGCAAGCTGCCGCTGGCGCGCCACCGCCTGGTCTACGCCACGCTGGGCGAGTTGATGGGCCGGGAAATCCACGCGCTGAGCATCGACGCCAAGACGCCTGCCGAAGCCGGGCAGGGATGA